From a single Sphingobium lignivorans genomic region:
- a CDS encoding ABC transporter ATP-binding protein, translated as MIICQNICKSYPQGAGRKRVLDDVNLIVERGERVALLGRNGAGKSTLIKLIGGVEMPTSGKITRQMSTSWPLGFAGGFQGSLTGYDNARFIARIYARDYTQIRAFIEDFTELGSQLKMPVKTYSSGMRARLAFALSLAIEFDCYLIDEIILVGDQNFHRKCHYELFEKRSDRAMILASHSLDIVQKYCNRAVIIDKCKAINHPNVDIAIANYTKL; from the coding sequence ATGATAATTTGTCAGAATATCTGTAAATCGTACCCACAAGGTGCGGGACGGAAACGCGTGCTCGATGATGTCAATCTTATCGTTGAGCGGGGAGAACGCGTCGCATTGCTTGGTCGCAATGGGGCAGGCAAGAGCACCCTCATTAAGTTAATCGGCGGCGTCGAGATGCCGACTTCGGGCAAGATTACCCGGCAGATGTCCACTTCCTGGCCATTGGGTTTTGCAGGCGGCTTCCAAGGCAGTCTGACCGGTTACGACAATGCTCGATTCATCGCCCGTATCTACGCGCGGGATTATACTCAGATTCGAGCATTTATTGAGGATTTCACCGAACTGGGAAGCCAACTAAAGATGCCGGTGAAGACCTATTCATCGGGCATGCGCGCGCGCTTGGCATTCGCCCTGTCGTTGGCGATCGAGTTCGACTGCTATCTGATTGATGAGATCATCTTGGTCGGCGACCAAAACTTTCATCGGAAATGCCATTACGAACTTTTTGAAAAGCGCAGTGACCGCGCCATGATTCTCGCGTCGCATAGTTTAGATATTGTACAGAAATACTGTAATCGTGCAGTAATTATAGATAAATGCAAAGCAATTAATCATCCAAATGTGGATATTGCTATCGCAAATTACACAAAGCTATAA
- the fcl gene encoding GDP-L-fucose synthase yields MFPRRVFVAGHRGMVGGAILRKLQERGIGTITRGRDALDLQDQAAVRAFMQAERPDAVIIAAAKVGGIHANNTYPAQFIYENLMIECNLIHQAFEAGVQNLLFLGSSCIYPRAVTQPMEEHALLTGVLEPTNEPYAIAKIAGIKMCESYNRQYGTDYRSVMPSNLYGEGDNFHVANSHVLPALLRRFHEAVETGIQEIVVWGTGTPRREFLHVDDMAEASLFVMDLSKDVYEANTEPMLSHINVGYGDDVSIAELAQLVAKVTGYKGRISFDPSKPDGTPQKLMDVRRLASMGWRAKISLSQGIESTYRWFLKNRDNFREA; encoded by the coding sequence ATGTTTCCGAGACGGGTCTTTGTCGCCGGTCACCGCGGGATGGTCGGCGGAGCCATCCTGCGAAAGCTGCAGGAACGGGGCATCGGGACTATCACCCGAGGTCGTGACGCTCTTGATCTGCAGGATCAGGCTGCCGTGCGTGCGTTCATGCAGGCCGAACGGCCGGATGCCGTCATTATTGCGGCAGCCAAGGTCGGCGGAATCCATGCCAACAATACCTATCCTGCGCAGTTCATCTATGAAAACCTGATGATCGAATGCAATCTTATCCATCAGGCTTTCGAAGCCGGTGTCCAGAACCTACTCTTCCTAGGGTCTTCGTGCATATATCCGCGCGCCGTCACGCAACCCATGGAGGAGCATGCGCTGCTGACTGGGGTTCTGGAGCCGACCAACGAGCCTTATGCCATCGCGAAGATCGCCGGCATCAAGATGTGCGAGAGTTACAACCGGCAATATGGCACCGACTATCGCAGCGTAATGCCTTCTAATCTGTATGGCGAGGGTGACAATTTCCACGTCGCCAACTCCCACGTGCTACCCGCTCTGCTGCGACGCTTCCATGAAGCCGTCGAGACAGGAATTCAGGAAATCGTCGTGTGGGGCACTGGAACGCCGCGCCGGGAATTTTTGCATGTCGATGATATGGCAGAGGCATCTTTGTTCGTCATGGACCTGTCCAAAGATGTCTATGAAGCTAACACCGAACCCATGCTCAGTCACATCAATGTCGGTTATGGCGATGATGTTTCGATCGCGGAGCTTGCACAGCTGGTGGCGAAAGTTACGGGCTATAAGGGACGAATCAGTTTCGATCCCTCGAAACCGGATGGCACGCCCCAGAAGCTGATGGATGTACGCCGGCTCGCCAGTATGGGCTGGCGCGCCAAAATCAGCTTATCGCAGGGGATCGAGTCAACATACCGCTGGTTTCTGAAAAACCGCGACAATTTCCGGGAAGCTTGA
- the gmd gene encoding GDP-mannose 4,6-dehydratase yields MTSNTTGGKVALITGVTGQDGSYLAEFLIEKGYEVHGIKRRASSFNTQRIDHIYADPHAESAHLKLHYGDLSDTSNLTRILQDVQPDEVYNLGAQSHVAVSFEAPEYTADVDAVGTLRLLEAIRFLGLEKTRFYQASTSELYGLVQEIPQRETTPFYPRSPYAVAKLYAYWITVNYREAYGMYACNGVLFNHESPRRGETFVTRKITRGLANISQGLEECLFMGNIDSLRDWGHARDYVRMQWMMLQQETPEDFVIATGRQYSVREFITWSAAELGICLRFAGEGVDEVGIVETVREPRECSVRPGDVIVRIDPRYFRPAEVETLLGDPTNAKEKLGWVPEISAQQMCAEMVAADLKVAKRHALLKAHGYDIPVSVEN; encoded by the coding sequence ATGACCTCCAATACGACAGGTGGAAAAGTAGCACTCATAACCGGAGTCACTGGCCAGGACGGATCTTATCTTGCTGAGTTTCTTATCGAAAAGGGATATGAAGTTCACGGTATCAAACGCCGTGCATCCTCGTTCAACACGCAGCGGATTGACCATATCTACGCAGACCCCCATGCGGAATCCGCGCACCTGAAATTGCATTATGGCGATCTGTCGGACACCTCCAACCTGACCCGTATCCTCCAGGACGTCCAGCCCGACGAGGTTTACAACCTCGGCGCTCAGAGCCATGTCGCGGTCAGCTTCGAAGCACCGGAATATACCGCCGACGTTGACGCGGTCGGGACCCTTCGCCTGCTGGAAGCGATCCGCTTTCTAGGCTTGGAAAAAACGCGTTTCTATCAGGCCTCGACGTCCGAATTATATGGCCTTGTCCAGGAAATCCCGCAACGGGAAACCACTCCCTTCTATCCGCGCTCGCCCTACGCCGTCGCAAAGCTCTACGCATACTGGATCACGGTCAATTATCGGGAAGCCTATGGGATGTATGCCTGTAACGGGGTACTCTTTAATCACGAAAGTCCGCGGCGCGGCGAGACATTCGTAACCCGCAAGATCACGCGCGGCCTCGCTAATATCAGCCAGGGGTTGGAGGAATGCCTGTTCATGGGCAATATCGACTCGCTACGCGATTGGGGCCATGCCCGCGATTACGTACGCATGCAGTGGATGATGTTGCAGCAGGAAACGCCGGAAGACTTCGTTATTGCGACCGGCCGCCAATATTCCGTCCGTGAGTTCATCACTTGGTCCGCCGCCGAACTGGGCATCTGTCTTCGTTTCGCTGGAGAGGGCGTTGATGAGGTCGGGATCGTGGAGACTGTTCGCGAGCCCCGGGAGTGCAGCGTAAGGCCCGGCGACGTGATTGTACGGATCGATCCTCGTTATTTCCGTCCGGCAGAGGTGGAAACATTGCTGGGTGATCCCACGAACGCCAAGGAAAAACTCGGATGGGTTCCCGAAATCTCGGCGCAGCAAATGTGCGCCGAGATGGTCGCGGCTGACTTGAAGGTTGCGAAACGCCATGCGTTGCTCAAGGCGCACGGTTACGACATTCCGGTATCGGTGGAAAACTGA
- a CDS encoding glycosyltransferase, translating into MRICFVGHAFHKLSRSHIFFLDILKALGSVEEYYHSPDDPRDPADDIVAAIAAKRFDRYIFWQTEYIASELLCATEVGRMILIPMFDAASHYDETWWQRFQMHRFIAFSRAMHETLQCAGLDSSYFQYFPEPAAEPITFAEPEGAFFWERRPMERTNASQVRAQCRALGLTKLHVHAAPDRPHHRIAQSARLAQMKDGAVPVSVSGWFDDRAALDACASTFRFYFAPRTQEGIGATFLEAMARGQIVLAPDAPTMNEYIGHLSSGILYDPDAPLSLPILSKSDLDRISTGAFQRVRLGHERWLKDRERLNSIILDDRRRWSYSDSAASFGNLLRREAHERALRRSVD; encoded by the coding sequence GTGAGAATCTGTTTTGTTGGGCATGCTTTTCACAAGCTGAGCCGATCGCACATCTTTTTCCTCGACATCCTTAAAGCGCTCGGATCCGTCGAGGAATATTATCATTCGCCGGATGATCCGAGGGACCCTGCCGACGACATCGTTGCGGCGATCGCGGCGAAACGATTTGATCGCTACATTTTCTGGCAGACGGAGTACATTGCGTCTGAATTGCTGTGCGCGACCGAGGTCGGTCGGATGATCCTGATCCCAATGTTCGACGCGGCCTCTCACTATGATGAGACATGGTGGCAGCGCTTCCAGATGCATCGCTTCATCGCCTTCTCCCGCGCGATGCACGAAACCCTGCAGTGCGCGGGACTGGACAGCTCCTATTTCCAGTATTTCCCCGAACCAGCTGCGGAACCCATCACATTCGCCGAACCCGAAGGCGCCTTCTTTTGGGAAAGGCGCCCGATGGAGCGAACGAACGCGAGCCAGGTCCGGGCTCAATGCAGGGCGCTGGGCCTGACCAAGCTTCATGTACACGCCGCTCCCGATCGTCCTCACCATAGGATTGCCCAGTCGGCCCGCCTTGCGCAAATGAAAGATGGCGCCGTCCCTGTCAGCGTTTCAGGCTGGTTCGACGACCGGGCGGCACTGGATGCCTGCGCAAGCACCTTCCGCTTTTACTTCGCGCCGCGCACGCAAGAGGGTATCGGAGCCACCTTCCTCGAAGCCATGGCTAGGGGGCAGATCGTCCTCGCCCCCGATGCCCCGACGATGAACGAGTATATCGGCCATCTGTCCTCCGGCATTCTCTATGATCCGGATGCGCCGCTAAGCTTGCCTATCCTGTCGAAATCGGATCTTGATCGTATCAGCACCGGCGCGTTTCAGCGAGTTCGCCTTGGCCATGAACGATGGTTAAAAGACAGAGAGCGCTTGAATTCTATCATTCTGGACGATCGCAGGCGATGGAGCTACAGCGATTCCGCAGCTTCCTTCGGCAATCTCCTTCGGCGCGAAGCACATGAGCGAGCCTTGCGTCGATCGGTGGACTAG
- a CDS encoding glycosyltransferase family 2 protein, protein MTEKSLSIVTVALNAAADLPLTIESVLHQSYANVEYIFVDGMSWDATSTILDRYAGAFDRVEHIEDGSIYDAMNAAAFMASNDYILFLNAGDRLYSADTVADMFARVAGDPDIFYGDHVYVNGRLEKIQRSSDFSALRDDLRRGTIDRRWHSRIPGHQATFTRASLLRDIRYNPRYSICADHDFLFRAYDEGARMQYIDEIVAHYLAGGFSGAQGSRIQREWAHAYRSRSLRPTQVDKFMFGSATASPFEMHTPYCGYYASGSHAPDMPDPASGFDTRVRWAGITEMVTPSDFASLGITIVGDNTHPDQKLTLMSGGRVIAEADIGLGQFHLDLRFSQALPPGSRLTIIPEVLAPLTREDSRVAGIRLADFHFEIMPPSRSTDVAAREDQLDEFSGLLSNGWSGVEVSGGFVWSVAHDALLMASFAACPETMSLYCSANPFVEGGQKVTIYLNERPVGHYELEPSTGPQPLTFAPAGKWRRGSNTLRLSVDKLAQPPGDDRRLGIAFSRLTWA, encoded by the coding sequence ATGACTGAAAAGTCCTTATCAATCGTCACGGTCGCCTTAAATGCTGCTGCCGACCTACCCCTTACGATCGAAAGTGTACTCCATCAGAGTTATGCGAACGTCGAGTATATATTTGTTGACGGAATGAGCTGGGACGCGACCAGCACCATTCTTGATCGCTACGCAGGCGCATTTGATCGCGTCGAGCATATCGAGGACGGTAGCATCTATGACGCGATGAATGCCGCTGCGTTCATGGCATCCAATGACTATATTCTATTCTTAAACGCCGGAGACCGGTTGTATAGCGCCGATACCGTTGCCGACATGTTCGCACGGGTCGCTGGCGATCCCGATATCTTTTACGGCGATCATGTATACGTGAATGGCCGCCTGGAAAAAATCCAGCGATCGAGCGACTTTTCTGCATTGCGCGACGATCTGCGGAGAGGGACGATCGACCGTCGCTGGCATAGCCGAATTCCGGGTCACCAGGCCACTTTTACGCGCGCATCGTTGTTGCGTGACATAAGATACAACCCCCGCTACTCTATTTGCGCCGACCACGACTTTCTATTTCGCGCGTATGACGAAGGCGCCCGAATGCAATATATCGACGAAATCGTGGCTCACTATCTGGCCGGCGGTTTTTCAGGCGCGCAGGGTAGCAGGATCCAGCGCGAATGGGCGCACGCCTATCGCTCCCGCTCACTGCGCCCGACACAGGTCGACAAGTTCATGTTCGGTAGCGCGACGGCCTCGCCGTTCGAGATGCATACCCCCTATTGCGGCTATTACGCGTCGGGATCCCACGCGCCTGACATGCCGGACCCTGCATCGGGCTTCGACACCCGTGTCCGCTGGGCAGGGATCACCGAAATGGTGACGCCCTCGGACTTCGCGTCGCTGGGGATCACCATCGTAGGCGACAATACCCATCCAGACCAGAAGCTGACATTGATGTCAGGCGGAAGGGTGATCGCCGAAGCGGACATCGGGCTGGGGCAGTTCCATCTGGACCTTCGCTTTAGCCAGGCGCTTCCGCCGGGTTCTCGGCTGACGATCATTCCTGAAGTTCTCGCTCCGCTGACGCGCGAGGACAGTCGGGTGGCGGGCATCCGTCTTGCGGATTTTCACTTCGAGATCATGCCGCCGTCGAGATCGACGGATGTGGCGGCACGAGAAGACCAACTTGACGAGTTCTCCGGCCTCCTTTCGAATGGGTGGTCGGGTGTGGAAGTGTCAGGCGGCTTCGTGTGGTCCGTTGCACACGACGCACTGTTGATGGCGAGCTTCGCTGCCTGCCCTGAAACGATGTCACTGTATTGCAGCGCGAATCCCTTTGTTGAAGGTGGTCAAAAAGTGACCATCTATCTCAACGAGCGACCGGTTGGGCATTATGAGCTGGAGCCGTCGACCGGCCCACAGCCACTTACCTTTGCTCCAGCCGGCAAATGGCGAAGGGGATCCAACACGCTCCGGCTTTCCGTCGACAAGCTGGCTCAGCCACCAGGCGATGACCGGAGATTGGGAATCGCCTTTAGCCGCCTGACTTGGGCCTGA
- a CDS encoding tetratricopeptide repeat protein: protein MTGELNINTDVAALMAAGQWDVAAILIRQMLADQPDDAGARILYGDCLLQLGQFAAAEQSYRVALSDRGSMSVLLSKLALLARARNRFDEALGYYQEFRGKPSAHAGGDTQMADEAAAIRAAWPRRPEVSPDQLTIIFSGLSFPGVPAVHWGRDKAFWRYAPIAQAYMSVLDAAGFSYRVIAHPEYIADAATEFGTSDCIHIRIAPPDNPRLLKGAYNILVCPATVADLPISKKEKHPFADWMTLIEAFDEIWAPTRYSFDILVNYTRAKARLAPPPLIPVGNTGLVGEPERRRAIGIQTLDNRKFIPLAVFPRIQPLFSNWSARQARTLGSIVQGMIEEPRVFLAMVVQGDSRQHVRALVEAFSEYLLWHPDALLLILYMAVDLPPEAINPDIARHHLELPDRLLETLCSDRIWLCSDQWSPDALAELYAMTHFFIGCPSIEGHSQMLVDAMTHGCVPIMPRHSGLCDIIDDDSAVVIASTPMDDLPSEHLITAEDVSDALARAGALSDEAYAALQAQAVTSAHRIHGGKNTTGLFQQFVSTLRAAGSADRS, encoded by the coding sequence ATGACCGGGGAGCTGAATATCAACACGGATGTGGCTGCGCTCATGGCGGCTGGGCAATGGGATGTCGCTGCCATACTTATCCGCCAGATGCTCGCGGACCAGCCAGACGATGCCGGCGCCCGCATCCTGTATGGTGATTGCCTCTTGCAACTGGGCCAGTTCGCCGCCGCAGAGCAATCCTATCGGGTCGCGTTGTCCGATCGTGGTAGTATGAGCGTGCTTTTGTCCAAGCTCGCGCTCTTAGCCCGGGCGCGCAATAGGTTCGACGAGGCGCTCGGTTATTATCAGGAGTTCCGTGGCAAACCATCGGCCCATGCAGGGGGCGATACGCAGATGGCGGACGAGGCAGCCGCCATCAGGGCCGCTTGGCCCCGGCGACCGGAGGTGTCGCCGGATCAACTTACCATCATTTTCTCCGGATTGTCGTTTCCAGGCGTCCCAGCGGTTCATTGGGGGCGAGACAAGGCTTTCTGGCGCTACGCCCCGATCGCTCAAGCCTATATGTCGGTGCTCGATGCGGCCGGATTTTCCTATCGCGTTATTGCTCATCCTGAATATATAGCCGATGCGGCTACGGAATTCGGCACCTCTGACTGCATTCACATCCGTATTGCTCCACCGGATAATCCCCGGCTTTTGAAGGGAGCGTATAATATACTGGTCTGCCCCGCGACGGTTGCCGATCTTCCGATCAGCAAAAAGGAAAAGCATCCCTTTGCCGACTGGATGACGTTGATCGAAGCGTTTGACGAGATCTGGGCGCCGACGCGATACAGCTTCGACATACTTGTCAATTACACTCGCGCGAAGGCGCGCCTCGCGCCGCCGCCTTTAATACCGGTCGGAAACACGGGCCTGGTTGGCGAACCAGAGCGTCGCCGGGCGATCGGTATCCAGACGCTCGACAATCGCAAATTCATTCCTTTAGCGGTTTTTCCGCGCATCCAGCCCCTCTTCAGCAACTGGTCTGCACGTCAGGCACGGACGCTCGGCAGCATCGTCCAAGGCATGATCGAGGAGCCGCGTGTCTTCCTCGCGATGGTCGTCCAAGGTGACAGCCGCCAACACGTCCGGGCCCTTGTGGAGGCGTTCAGCGAATACCTTCTCTGGCATCCCGACGCGCTGCTGCTGATCCTCTACATGGCGGTCGATCTGCCTCCGGAGGCGATCAATCCCGATATCGCCAGGCATCATCTGGAACTTCCCGATCGGCTGTTGGAAACGCTCTGTTCGGACCGTATCTGGCTTTGTTCCGATCAGTGGAGTCCTGATGCCCTTGCCGAACTCTATGCCATGACCCATTTCTTCATTGGCTGCCCGTCCATTGAAGGGCATTCTCAGATGCTGGTGGACGCGATGACGCACGGCTGCGTGCCGATCATGCCGCGCCATTCAGGGTTATGTGACATCATCGACGATGACAGCGCAGTAGTGATAGCCAGCACGCCCATGGATGATCTGCCGTCAGAGCATCTAATCACGGCCGAAGATGTATCCGATGCCTTGGCGCGGGCTGGAGCGCTCTCCGACGAAGCCTATGCCGCTCTCCAGGCCCAGGCTGTCACAAGCGCGCACAGAATACATGGAGGGAAGAATACGACCGGCCTGTTTCAGCAATTCGTGAGCACGTTACGCGCGGCTGGATCGGCGGACCGCTCATGA